The genomic segment GAACTCACTTCAGTCTATGAAGACTGAATAAATCAATATAATGTGAGTGATGAATATATCAAAGACCTACCCCCCAGCAATTAACGGGGTATAGGGGTGCAAACAGGTTGAAATTGAAGTGTGTCCATACAAAACGTGTCCATAAAGCGACATTATATGACCTTCTTTGACTTTATTTGACCTAGCTGCAACCAGATAACAGGAAAGTCAACTCTCGACAGTATATAAAGAAAAAACCCCTCATTAAGAGGGGCTAATCTGGTGTGTGCCCGACAGGAATCGAACCTGTGACCAACGGCTTAAAAGGCCGCTGCTCTACCGGCTGAGCTACGGGCACAAATATAGAGAAAGGGGTGAAAATGCTGCTGACGAATCGTTAGAAACCGCTTTCTCGCGGGCCAAATTTCCCCTCCATTCATGCACAACGCAAGGGGTTTGTCAGGAGAGCCTAAGAGCCGAGTTTTACGGTCAGGGAATTGACATTTTCGCCATCCCCATCTTTCAGTTCCACCAGCATGGTGTTCAGGACTGTATCGATGGTGATAAGACCGAAATTACTGTCCGGGTAGGTGGCGCCCAGGCGAAGGGGACCGTCCTCTTCCACAGGAAATGTATCAGCATTCAAGGGGCTAGAGGTGATCTCGTATATTTTGTTCCCGGCTGGCGTGGTCAATTGGTACAGCCCGCCCCTGTGGCGGTCACCGGTGAGAAAAAGCATATTGTCCACGCTGTACTGATCCAGGAGAGACACAAACCTGTCCACTTCGTGGGGTAACATTCTCCAGCACTCCCAGCCATGGCCGGCGGCAAGGAACTGTATGGAGGATACGATAAGTCGATAATCGGCTGGTGCCTGTAGCTTGTCCTGCAGCCAGAGCCACTGAGCAGAACCAAGTATGGATCGGGTCGTGTCGTTTGAGGCAAGGTACCGTTCCTTTCCGGCTGCCCCTTCTTCATCAGTGTGATCCAGCGGTCCCCGGAAATATCGGGTGTCCAGGTAAAGAAGCTGTACTGTTTTCCCGCCCAGATCCAGCCGCTGTTCCCTGTATAGACCGGGCCGAGTCCGCCGGACGTCATCTTCCGGGATCTCCCAGAAATCGAAGAACATTTTTTCCGTCTCCTCCTTGTGGGAATAATCTATGCCGCCGTCATTAATGCCATAGTCGTGATCATCCCAGATCGCTTCCACGGGAAAGTCGGGACTCATAGCTGCGAAATTCTCTTTCTGTTTGGCGTAGGCACTCTCCATCCTGCTAAGCTCACCGCTGGGAGTATCTCCGTAAACGTTATCGCCGATCATGAGAAACATATCCGGTGCCGCAGCCTTTACTTCATCAAAAATGGCCATGGACTTGTCCTGGTCCAAGCAGGAGCCAAAACCGATCTTTACCGATGTGCGGTCACCCAGGTGATCATAAGAGCGAGGAGAGAAAATTGCCTCCGTCTCTAAAGTCTGATGGCCGGAATCCTGTTTTCCAACGTTGCCACAACCGATAGTAAAAAGAACGGAAAAAATGGCAAGCTCTGTTTTAAAAAAATGTGGTGTCATTGTTCTCTCAAATTTACAAAGAGTACTCGAGAGCACCCTTAAAACTTCAGCTATTCCGCATCAAAAATAATGTTGCGGCCCGTCTAAGCAAGGTCCCTTCGATTATATAGAAAAATCTGTCCGCTGAATTCGCTGCGTGAAAACTAACGGAGAAGCAGCATCTTCCGAGTCTGAGTGAACTCTTCAGCATCAAAACGCAAAATATAAACGCCTGAGCTAACCCTCAGACCGAACGTGTCAGTCCCGCTCCAGCGGACAGTGTGAGAACCTGCCACCATCACAACATCTGAAAGCACTGTGATGTGCCTCCCCAGTAAGTCATAGATGTTGAGAGTGACGTGGCTTTGCTCCGGAAGGTCATAGCTGATGATCGTCTCAGGGTTGAACGGGTTGGGATGGTTTGGGTGTAGGGCAAACACCCTGGGCAGTGCTACATTGTCATCGGTGGCCAGGGGCGGACCCTCGCCCTCCAGGTAAATGGTGTACTCCACAATTTCATCGTCCAAGGAAACGCTCCTCGCCACAAGCTGTTCTTCATATCCGTCCCCGTTGGCATAAACATCGTAGGTTCCATTAGGGACCCACATCCGGAATTTGCCGTTTGGTTCCACTCCGGCGTTCTGCCCCCACTGATTTACTCCGTCCCAAGCCCATACCCAGACGTGGTGGACAGGCTTTTCCGTCTTCTCAGAGAAAATTCGCCCCTTAAAACCAGACTTTGTTTTGTAAACATTGAAGTTCCTATCGGACGATCCGGAGAGGACATCCTGATACCAGTTCTTTTCAACGTAACTGCTGTCCGGCAACCGCCACGTTTCCAACCAAACATTATAACCCCTGTGATCATCAGCCTCACTCGCCACGGAAAGAGTATAAAGGCCACTCTCATCTGTCCGTGTTTGCGTCCATCCGATGTGGGTGTCCCCCCTCACCTCAACGTCCGGCAGGGGTAATCCATCCAAGGTGACCGTGCCGGTGATGGTGGCGTCTGTGCTGACAGCACTTAGATTGAGTGACACCGTTTCACCTGAAGCGACTGTGATGAGGGTGTCTCTGGGTGCCAGATAATCGGGCATAAGGTCCCACGCCTCCAGGCGGATCCACCAGTTACCGACAATAAGTCCCACCTTGAATGCGCCCGTGGCATCCGTCTTTGTCTCAATCCAGTTCCATGGTGGGAGATCAGAATTGGCATAAATCTTCACTTCGGCGATGGGGTCACCGTTCTCATCTAACGCCTTCCCCTCCACAAACGAATTGGCGTACACATAATGGAAATTGACACCGGCTGTTCCCGAGGTCACGTTCCAATGCTCTTCCAAGTGGAACAGGTCATCATCATGCAATTCCCATTCATGGGCATAAACGTGGTAACCGCCATGAGCGTCCACTTTGCTGGCCACGGCGATAGAATAAGTGCCGTCGGAATTAGTTGTGGCCTGGGACCACCCCTGTCTACTCCGGGCCTCTACACCAATGCCCACCACCGGCGACCCATCCAGAAATACCGCGCCAGAAATAGATGCATCAGCGGTTAACAGAATAATATCTTTTGTAACTGTGGACGCCACAGAAACAGAAACTTTTATCCAATCAGGATTAAGGTGCGTACCCCGCAGTTCCCAGCCGTCCACATTGATGCGCCACCTCCCGGGAGCAACGCCAAGTTTGTAATATCCTGTAGTGTCTGTTCTTGTTTCACTGAAGCCTCTCTGCTCGCCGTCACGCTCCGCCCAGACACGGAGATCAAAAAAGGAAGCTCCTGTGTCATCGATCACCTTCCCTTCAATAAAGGCGTTAGGTGAACTGAGGTTAAAGTCTAACCCGGAAGTACCGGAGGTGACATTGTGATAAGACTCCTCGATGATACTGCCGGACGGAATGGACCATTCATGCACCCAGAGATGATAACCGCCTTCGTCATCAGCTACTGAGGAGACTGAGGCTGAGAACGCACCAGTCGAATCGGAGACGGCTTCAGCCCACCCCAGTTCACTGCTGGCACCGATGAACACATGGTCCATTGGCTCACCATCGAAATAGACCATCCCCGTGATGGCGGCATCCGTGGCGTATACAGTAAAACTGTGTGTGGTGGTGCCATCTGTCACATTCACCTCCTCACCTTGAGGAACAAGATAATCCGGCATCATTTGGCCGGCGTCAACATCTAGCCACCACCGGCCTGCAATGACACCGAGCTTAAAACTACCGTCAGAGCCCGTGATCTCGTTTACATGATTCCCAGTCTGATGCTGGTTTGCATAAACAGAAACACCCACGATGGGAGTGCCGGCATTATCTGTCACAGTCCCTTCAATGAATGATGTTGCAGCAACAAGTTCAATTTTAAGGTCGGCAGTACCGGATTTAATTCCTTCATACCGTTCCTTGCGGAATGCCGTCTCGCTGAGATCGTGGGTGTTGACCCACAGATTGTAACCACCCGTGGCGTCGGCCTCGCTAGCCACCTGTAGCGTGAATGTGCCGTCTGAAGCCGTTTCAGTCCGAGTCCAGCCAGTTTTCCCTTCGGCAGATACTCCTACCTTTGAAAGTAGTGTTCCATCCAAAAGCACCATCCCTGAAATGGTGGCATCAGATGCGTAGGCAGTAAAGTCCACTGTGGTAGCAGTGTCGTCTTCTACAGTAACTTCTTTTTCCT from the Candidatus Neomarinimicrobiota bacterium genome contains:
- a CDS encoding alkaline phosphatase family protein → MTPHFFKTELAIFSVLFTIGCGNVGKQDSGHQTLETEAIFSPRSYDHLGDRTSVKIGFGSCLDQDKSMAIFDEVKAAAPDMFLMIGDNVYGDTPSGELSRMESAYAKQKENFAAMSPDFPVEAIWDDHDYGINDGGIDYSHKEETEKMFFDFWEIPEDDVRRTRPGLYREQRLDLGGKTVQLLYLDTRYFRGPLDHTDEEGAAGKERYLASNDTTRSILGSAQWLWLQDKLQAPADYRLIVSSIQFLAAGHGWECWRMLPHEVDRFVSLLDQYSVDNMLFLTGDRHRGGLYQLTTPAGNKIYEITSSPLNADTFPVEEDGPLRLGATYPDSNFGLITIDTVLNTMLVELKDGDGENVNSLTVKLGS
- a CDS encoding T9SS type A sorting domain-containing protein is translated as MLKFLLSGLVTPVIKQILLFAIFTASLLPGKAFGSGQDDQLQAMRRNSDLRRIENDRVLEELSRKTQWDKSRAVVYAAKKRFTDKGLPGRVSFFSTSATLRGTVSDDDGNPISDVEVSADFEGEGGTWTKTGTDGSYEMTVEAGKVKLRLNENDLIPTYLRPKEKEVTVEDDTATTVDFTAYASDATISGMVLLDGTLLSKVGVSAEGKTGWTRTETASDGTFTLQVASEADATGGYNLWVNTHDLSETAFRKERYEGIKSGTADLKIELVAATSFIEGTVTDNAGTPIVGVSVYANQHQTGNHVNEITGSDGSFKLGVIAGRWWLDVDAGQMMPDYLVPQGEEVNVTDGTTTHSFTVYATDAAITGMVYFDGEPMDHVFIGASSELGWAEAVSDSTGAFSASVSSVADDEGGYHLWVHEWSIPSGSIIEESYHNVTSGTSGLDFNLSSPNAFIEGKVIDDTGASFFDLRVWAERDGEQRGFSETRTDTTGYYKLGVAPGRWRINVDGWELRGTHLNPDWIKVSVSVASTVTKDIILLTADASISGAVFLDGSPVVGIGVEARSRQGWSQATTNSDGTYSIAVASKVDAHGGYHVYAHEWELHDDDLFHLEEHWNVTSGTAGVNFHYVYANSFVEGKALDENGDPIAEVKIYANSDLPPWNWIETKTDATGAFKVGLIVGNWWIRLEAWDLMPDYLAPRDTLITVASGETVSLNLSAVSTDATITGTVTLDGLPLPDVEVRGDTHIGWTQTRTDESGLYTLSVASEADDHRGYNVWLETWRLPDSSYVEKNWYQDVLSGSSDRNFNVYKTKSGFKGRIFSEKTEKPVHHVWVWAWDGVNQWGQNAGVEPNGKFRMWVPNGTYDVYANGDGYEEQLVARSVSLDDEIVEYTIYLEGEGPPLATDDNVALPRVFALHPNHPNPFNPETIISYDLPEQSHVTLNIYDLLGRHITVLSDVVMVAGSHTVRWSGTDTFGLRVSSGVYILRFDAEEFTQTRKMLLLR